From one Falsibacillus pallidus genomic stretch:
- a CDS encoding NAD(P)/FAD-dependent oxidoreductase, whose protein sequence is MKKLVLLGGGYGNMRVLLRLLPNQLPEDVSITLIDKVPYHCLKTEYYALAAGTISDHHIRVSFPEHPRLSIKYGEVTKVSTDEKLVYLKDDEAVSYDDLVIGLGCEDKYHNVPGADEFTYSIQSIEKSRATYHTLNNLPAKSVVGIVGAGLSGVELASELRESRPDLNIKLFDRGNVILSAFPERLSKYVQGWFEEHGVEIVNNANITKVEPNIVYNHDDPILCDAIVWTAGIQPVGIVRDMEVEKDSSGRVVLSKYHSLPNDDHVYVVGDCASLPHAPSAQLAEGQAEQIVQVLMKRWNNEELPEELPQIKVKGVLGSLGKKQGFGLLNGRGVTGRVARLLKSGILWMYKYHNG, encoded by the coding sequence ATGAAAAAACTAGTCCTGCTTGGCGGCGGATACGGTAATATGCGAGTGCTGCTCAGGCTTCTTCCAAACCAGTTGCCCGAAGATGTTTCCATTACTTTAATTGATAAAGTTCCTTATCACTGTTTAAAGACCGAATATTATGCCCTTGCTGCAGGTACCATTTCGGATCACCATATCCGGGTGTCCTTCCCTGAGCATCCAAGACTTTCCATCAAATATGGAGAAGTCACAAAGGTTTCCACGGATGAGAAATTAGTTTATCTAAAAGATGATGAAGCTGTCTCTTACGACGATTTAGTCATTGGATTGGGCTGTGAGGATAAGTACCATAATGTGCCTGGTGCTGATGAATTTACTTACAGCATTCAATCCATTGAAAAATCAAGAGCTACGTACCATACGCTGAATAATCTTCCTGCTAAGTCTGTTGTTGGGATCGTCGGTGCTGGCCTTAGCGGCGTTGAGCTGGCAAGTGAGCTTCGCGAAAGCCGTCCGGATTTGAATATTAAACTATTCGACCGCGGAAATGTGATCTTATCTGCTTTCCCGGAACGTTTAAGCAAATATGTACAAGGCTGGTTTGAAGAACACGGTGTAGAAATCGTCAACAATGCGAACATTACGAAAGTCGAGCCGAACATTGTCTACAATCATGATGACCCAATCCTGTGTGATGCCATTGTATGGACAGCAGGGATCCAGCCAGTCGGCATTGTCCGTGATATGGAAGTAGAAAAGGATTCATCCGGAAGAGTCGTCCTATCCAAATATCACTCTCTTCCAAACGATGATCATGTATATGTGGTCGGTGACTGTGCAAGCCTCCCTCATGCTCCGAGTGCACAGCTTGCAGAGGGCCAGGCAGAACAGATTGTACAAGTCCTGATGAAACGCTGGAATAACGAAGAACTTCCAGAAGAACTCCCGCAAATCAAAGTAAAAGGCGTCCTTGGATCCCTTGGAAAGAAACAAGGATTCGGCCTATTGAATGGACGAGGAGTAACAGGCCGTGTAGCCCGCCTGTTGAAGTCCGGCATCCTGTGGATGTACAAGTACCATAATGGATGA
- a CDS encoding YuzB family protein yields the protein MKPIIEFCISNLASGAQEALEILERDPNLDIVEYGCLGYCGKCAASFYALVNGEVVSADTPKALVDEIYQFLEENPMF from the coding sequence GTGAAGCCTATAATTGAATTTTGCATCAGCAACTTAGCGAGCGGTGCTCAGGAAGCTTTAGAAATATTGGAGCGCGATCCTAATCTGGATATCGTTGAATACGGGTGTCTTGGGTATTGCGGGAAATGTGCTGCATCCTTTTATGCGCTAGTCAATGGCGAAGTGGTCAGTGCAGATACACCTAAGGCTTTAGTGGATGAAATCTATCAATTTTTAGAAGAAAATCCGATGTTTTAA